The nucleotide sequence GCCTGTCGGTACCGGGTCAGTCCGGCGCTGCGATCGGCGGCGCCCCCGCCCTTCCCGAGGGCACCGGTACGGATCGCGACCACCGTGCCGCGGCGGCCGTCGGTGTGCAGGAGGCCGCCGCGGACCAGCAGCGCCCACGCGGCGTTGACCGTCGTCGGCGAGAGGTTCAATGCCTTGGCCACCGCTCTGATGGGTGGGAGTCGATCTCCTTCGAGCAGCACCTGGTCGCGGATCGCCCCGCTGACGGCGTCGGCCAGTCCACGGCTGGTCGGAAGCCGCAGCCGTGATCTCAGCTCCTGCATCATTTCGCCAACGTAACATCTTTGTAGTGTTACAAAAAGGGTCTTGTGCCAGGTGCAGCTGGATCGTACGTTGGACGTTCACCAGCCGGCCGTTCAGCCACCACCATGCGACGACCACCACGACGACAGGGACTCCGCCAGATGAACGATTCCGCACGCGGTGCCCACATCAGGAAGCTCGACCGCGAGCACGTGTTCACGTCGTGGGCCGCCCAGGACGTGGTGGCTCCGATGCCCATCGCCGGCGCACTGGGGAGCGAGTTCTGGGACTACGACGGCAACACCTACCTCGACTTCTCCTCCCAGCTGGTGAATGTCAACATCGGCTATCAGCACCCGAAACTCGTTGCGGCCATCCAGGAACAGGCTGGACTGCTGTGCTCGGTCGGTCCCAACTTCGCCAACGAGGCGCGGAGCGAGGCCGCTGCCCTGATCGCCGCCAAGGCCCCCGGCGATCTCAACCGGGTCTTCTTCACCACCGGCGGCGCCGAGGCGAACGAGCACGCCATGCGGATGGCCAGGGTGCACACCGGTCGCCACAAGATCCTGTCCACCTACCGCAGCTATCACGGCTCGGTCGGCAACTCGATGGTCGCCACCGGGGAACCGAGACGGTGGTCGGCGGAGACCGGCGTGAGTGGTCACGTGCATTTCTGGGGGCCGTACGCCTACCGGTCGCCGTTCCACAGCGTCGACGAGGCCCAGGAATGCGAGCGGGCCATCGAACACCTCGAGAACGTCCTGATGGTCGAGGGCCCGAACCAGATCGCCGCCATCCTGCTGGAGACGGTGGTCGGTACCAACGGCATCATCGTCCCGCCCGACGGATATCTGGCCGGCGTCCGCGCGCTGTGCGACCGGTACGGCATCGTGATGATCTCCGACGAGGTGATGGCCGGATTCGGCCGCTGCGGCGAATGGTTCGCGGTGGACCACTGGGGTGTCACACCTGATCTGCTGACCTTCGCCAAGGGCGTCAACAGCGGCTACGTCCCACTCGGCGGCGTCATCATCTCGGAGACGATCGCCCGGACCTTCTCCACCCGTCCCTATCCCGGCGGGCTGACCTATCAGGGCCATCCCCTCGGCTGCGCCTCGGCCGTCGCCAGCATCAAGATCTTCGAGGAGGAGAAGATCGTCGAGCACGCCCGCTGGCTCGGTACCGACGTGATCGGGCCGGAGCTGGCCAAGATCGCCGACCGGCACCCCAGCGTGGGCGAGGTACGGGGGCTGGGCGTGTTCTGGGCCGTCGAGCTGGTCAAGGACCGTGCGACCAGAGACCCCCTCGTCCCCTACAACGCCTCAGGGGCGGAGGCCAAGCCGATGGCGGACTTCACCGCGGCCTGCAAGGAACGCGGCCTGTGGCCCTTCGTCCATTTCAACGGAACCCACGTGGTCCCACCGTGCACCATCACCGAGATCGACCTGCGCCGGGGCCTGTCGCTGCTCGACGACGCGTTGACGGTGGCCGACGGCTACTACACCGGCGCGGAGTAGCCGGGAGCGGACACCGTAATCTGGCCGGGCACCCACCGACGCACGACCGCGCCAATGCCACCTCGACCATCAGGGACAAATCGACAGGAGCAACTGGACCATGACGATCGTCAGGGCAGCACTGACCCAGCTGGCGTGGACCGGCGACAAGGAGTCGATGATCGAACTGCACGAGAGGTACGCCCGCGACGCCGCCGCGCAGGGCGCACAGGTGATCTGTTTCCAGGAACTGTTCTACGGCCCGTACTTCGGCATCGTGCAGGACCAGAAGTACTACCAGTACACCGAAACCGTCCCGGGCCCGACGATCGAGCGATTCCAGGCCCTGGCGCGGGAGCTCGGTCTGGTGATGGTGCTACCGGTCTACGAGGTGGCCAACGAGGGCGAGTACTACAACACCGCCGCCGTCGTGGACGCCGACGGGACCTACCTCGGCAAGTACCGCAAGCACCACATCCCGAATCTCCCGCAGTTCTGGGAGAAGTTCTACTTCCGACCCGGCAATCTCGGCTATCCGGTGTTCCAGACGGCGGCCGGGCGGATCGGCGTCTACATCTGCTACGACCGGCACTTCCCCGAGGGCTGGCGTGAACTGGGGCTGAACAACGCGCAGATCGTCTTCAACCCCTCGGCGACCAAACCCGGCCTGTCCAACCGGCTCTGGGAACTCGAGCAGCCCGCCGCGGCGGCGAACAACCAGTACTTCATCGGCGCCAACAACCGGGTCGGCATCGAGACCGAGGAGTTCGGCGAGGAGGCCGTCCGGTTCTACGGCTCCAGCTACTTCGTCGGCCCGCGCGGTACCTACGTCGGCGAGATCGCCTCGCAGGGTGAGAACGAGCTGATCATCAGAGATCTCGACCTGGCCGAGTTGACCCAGGCACGCAACGACTGGCAGTTCTACCGGGACCGACGCCCCGAGACCTACGACAAGATCACCGCACCGTAGCCCCCGTCGTCAGCGCAGAACGGAGCCTCATGACCACCCTCGTCCACGGCGGCACCGTCGTCAGTTCCACCGGGGCCATCCGCCAGGATGTGCTCGTCGACGGCGAGAAGATCGTCGCCCTCCTCGCTCCGGGCTCGAAGGCATTGGGGGTCGACCTTGCCGCAGCGGTGGACGTCGTGATCGACGCGACCGGGAAGTACGTCATCCCCGGGGGGATCGACGCACACACGCACATGGAGATGCCCTTCGGCGGCACCACCGCGTCCGACTCCTTCGAGACGGGCACCAGGGCGGCCGCCTGGGGCGGAACGACGACCATCGTCGACTTCGTCGTGCAGTCGCACGGTCAGCGGGTGCTGGACACGGTCGCGTCCTGGCACGCGAAAGCGGCCGACAACTGCGCGATCGACTACGGTTTCCACCAGATCGTCGGGGACGTCAACGACGAGTCGCTGGCCTCGATGGACGCCCTGATCGACGAGG is from Nakamurella sp. PAMC28650 and encodes:
- a CDS encoding aspartate aminotransferase family protein, yielding MNDSARGAHIRKLDREHVFTSWAAQDVVAPMPIAGALGSEFWDYDGNTYLDFSSQLVNVNIGYQHPKLVAAIQEQAGLLCSVGPNFANEARSEAAALIAAKAPGDLNRVFFTTGGAEANEHAMRMARVHTGRHKILSTYRSYHGSVGNSMVATGEPRRWSAETGVSGHVHFWGPYAYRSPFHSVDEAQECERAIEHLENVLMVEGPNQIAAILLETVVGTNGIIVPPDGYLAGVRALCDRYGIVMISDEVMAGFGRCGEWFAVDHWGVTPDLLTFAKGVNSGYVPLGGVIISETIARTFSTRPYPGGLTYQGHPLGCASAVASIKIFEEEKIVEHARWLGTDVIGPELAKIADRHPSVGEVRGLGVFWAVELVKDRATRDPLVPYNASGAEAKPMADFTAACKERGLWPFVHFNGTHVVPPCTITEIDLRRGLSLLDDALTVADGYYTGAE
- a CDS encoding nitrilase-related carbon-nitrogen hydrolase, producing MTIVRAALTQLAWTGDKESMIELHERYARDAAAQGAQVICFQELFYGPYFGIVQDQKYYQYTETVPGPTIERFQALARELGLVMVLPVYEVANEGEYYNTAAVVDADGTYLGKYRKHHIPNLPQFWEKFYFRPGNLGYPVFQTAAGRIGVYICYDRHFPEGWRELGLNNAQIVFNPSATKPGLSNRLWELEQPAAAANNQYFIGANNRVGIETEEFGEEAVRFYGSSYFVGPRGTYVGEIASQGENELIIRDLDLAELTQARNDWQFYRDRRPETYDKITAP